From the Perca flavescens isolate YP-PL-M2 chromosome 21, PFLA_1.0, whole genome shotgun sequence genome, one window contains:
- the mybpc2b gene encoding myosin-binding protein C, fast-type isoform X9 produces MPEPVPADKQDGQDAPPTDGDSEADGDEPGNTELTGLFVEKPPENVVAVAGADVTFIARVDSTTLTRKPTMKWLKGKWMDLGSKAGKHMQFKETYDRNTKIYTYEMKIIKVVAGDAGGYRCEVTAKDKCDSSTFEISVEAAQQEEQQADILSAFKREGAGEDEGDLDFSALLKATKKKKKVKQEPEIDVWELLKSAHPSEYEKIAFEYGITDLRGMLKRLKKMKVVEPKHSEAFLKRLESCYSVEKGKKIVLRCEVVDPNTQVKWLKNGQEIKPSAKYIIESSGNVRTLTINRVTLADDAAYECVVGEDKCFTEVFVKEPPVTITKLMDDYHVVVGERVEFEVEVSEEGANVMWFFEDIELHKDKDSKYRFKKDGRKHTLIIQEATLDDIGMYHCWTNGGHTKGELEVEEKQLEVLQDIADLTVRATDQAMFKCEVSDDKVTGKWFKDGVEVLPSERIKMTHIGRFHRLIIDDVKPEDAGDYTFVPDGYALSLSAKLNFLEIKIDYVPRQDPPKIHLDTSGNMVSQNTIIVVAGNKLRLDVEITGEPAPTCVWSKGDQPITDTEGRIRVEARKDLSCFVIEGAEREDEGNYTICVTNPAGEDKAMLFVKIVDVPDPPENIRCTSVGEDCASIVWDAPKFDGGAPLKGYLMERKKKGSSRWTKLNFDVYESTTYEAKRMIEGVFYEMRVFAINSIGMSPPSITSKPFMPIAPTSEPIRLSVHDVTDSTCTLKWLAPEKIGAGGLDGYVIEYCKEGDTEWVVANQELCERQGFVVRGLPVGEKINFRVVAVNIAGRSPPALLGQPVTIREIMEHPKIRLPRELRSKYIRKVGEKINLTIPFQGKPRPVATWYKDGQPLDPQMVSVRNSNVDSILFIRSAEREHSGTYELVLKIENMEDRASVVIRIVDKPGPPLNVKVTEVWGFNAALEWAPPKDDGNCEITGYTIQKADLKTKEWFTVYEHNRRANCTASDLIMGNEYMFRVFSENICGLSEEARLSKNTAVIAKTDLEIKLNPYKEKDMSCVPKFTQPLIDRSAVAGYSTAISCAVRGFPKPKIVWMKNRMIIGQDPKFLMQNNQGVLTLNIRKPGTFDSGKYSCMAVNDLGQDEVECKLDIRIAADPEKK; encoded by the exons ATGCCTGAACCAGTCCCTGCAG ATAAACAGGACGGGCAGG ATGCACCCCCCACAGATGGAG ATTCAGAAGCTGATGGGGATG aGCCAGGCAACACTGAGCTTACTGGGCTCTTCGTCGAGAAGCCACCAGAGAATGTAGTCGCTGTTGCAG GAGCGGATGTCACTTTCATAGCCAGGGTCGACTCCACCACCCTGACAAGAAAACCCACCATGAAATGGCTGAAGGGAAAGTGGATGGACCTTGGAAGCAAGGCTGGGAAACATATGCAGTTCAAGGAAACTTATGACAGGAATACTAAG ATCTATACTTATGAAATGAAGATCATCAAAGTAGTCGCTGGAGACGCTGGGGGCTACAGGTGCGAGGTAACGGCAAAAGACAAGTGTGACAGCTCCACCTTTGAGATCTCTGTTGAGG CTGCAcagcaggaggagcagcaggcagATATTTTGTCTGCCTTCAAGAGAGA GGGTGCTGGCGAGGACGAGGGAGATCTGGATTTCAGCGCTTTGCTGAAAGCCACTAAGAA GAAGAAGAAAGTAAAACAGGAACCAGAGATCGACGTGTGGGAATTGCTTAAGAGTGCCCATCCAAGCGAGTATGAGAAAATCGCCTTTGAGTATGGCATCACTGACCTGAGGGGCATGCTAAAACGTCTGAAAAAGATGAAGGTCGTTGAGCCCAAGCATAGCGAGG CTTTCCTGAAGAGGCTCGAGTCTTGCTACTCGGTGGAAAAGGGCAAGAAGATTGTCCTGAGATGTGAGGTGGTCGATCCCAACACCCAGGTCAAATGGTTGAAGAATGGCCAGGAGATCAAACCCTCAGCCAA gTACATCATAGAGTCAAGTGGGAATGTCAGAACCCTTACCATCAATAGGGTGACCCTGGCTGATGATGCTGCCTATGAGTGTGTGGTTGGCGAGGACAAGTGTTTCACAGAGGTGTTTGTCAAAG AGCCCCCTGTGACCATCACCAAGCTGATGGATGACTATCACGTTGTTGTTGGAGAGAGAGTGGAATTTGAGGTTGAGGTGTCGGAAGAGGGCGCCAATGTCATGTG GTTCTTTGAGGATATCGAGCTTCACAAAGACAAAGATTCCAAGTATCGCTTCAAGAAGGATGGAAGGAAGCACACGCTTATCATCCAAGAGGCAACACTGGATGACATTGGAATGTACCATTGTTGGACAAATGGGGGTCATACCAAAGGAGAGCTGGAGGTGGAAG AAAAACAGCTGGAGGTGTTGCAGGACATTGCTGATCTGACAGTCAGGGCAACAGACCAGGCTATGTTCAAGTGTGAGGTGTCTGATGACAAGGTCACAGGAAAGTGGTTCAAAGACGGAGTGGAGGTCTTGCCAAGCGAACGCATTAAAATGACTCACATTGGAAG GTTTCATCGGCTGATTATTGATGATGTGAAGCCAGAGGATGCGGGAGACTACACATTTGTTCCTGATGGATACGCTCTGTCACTTTCTGCCAAACTCAACTTCTTGg AAATTAAGATCGACTATGTGCCCAGACAAG ATCCTCCAAAGATCCACCTGGACACCAGTGGAAACATGGTCTCCCAAAATACCATCATTGTGGTGGCAGGCAACAAGCTCCGTCTGGATGTGGAGATCACAGGAGAGCCAGCACCTACCTGTGTCTGGTCAAAAGGAGATCAA CCAATTACAGACACTGAAGGGCGCATAAGGGTGGAGGCCAGGAAAGATCTGAGCTGCTTTGTCATAGAGGGGgcagagagggaggatgagggCAACTACACCATCTGTGTTACCAACCCTGCCGGAGAGGACAAGGCTATGCTGTTTGTAAAGATTGTGG ATGTGCCTGACCCCCCTGAGAACATCAGATGCACATCCGTGGGAGAGGACTGCGCCAGCATCGTTTGGGACGCTCCCAAGTTTGATGGCGGTGCACCACTCAAAG GTTATCTCatggagaggaagaagaaaggcTCCTCCAGATGGACAAAACTCAACTTTGATGTTTATGAATCGACTACATATGAGGCCAAGAGGATGATTGAAGGTGTTTTTTATGAGATGAGGGTGTTTGCTATCAACAGCATTGGCATGTCTCCACCAAGTATCACCTCCAAACCCTTCATGCCAATTG CCCCAACTAGTGAGCCAATACGTCTGTCAGTGCATGATGTGACAGACAGCACATGCACCCTGAAGTGGCTCGCCCCAGAGAAGATTGGAGCTGGGGGCCTGGATGGCTATGTTATTGAATACTGCAAGGAAGGAG ACACTGAGTGGGTGGTGGCAAACCAGGAACTTTGTGAGAGGCAGGGATTTGTGGTGCGTGGCCTTCCAGTGGGGGAGAAAATCAACTTTAGGGTGGTGGCAGTAAACATCGCTGGACGCAGTCCTCCAGCTTTGCTGGGACAACCCGTCACCATCCGTGAGATCATGG AGCATCCTAAGATCCGCCTCCCTCGCGAGCTGAGATCAAAGTACATCAGGAAAGTAGGAGAAAAGATCAACCTGACCATTCCCTTCCAG GGTAAGCCTCGCCCTGTTGCGACCTGGTACAAGGATGGTCAACCCCTTGACCCCCAGATGGTCAGCGTCCGTAACTCAAACGTGGACTCCATCCTTTTCATCCGcagtgcagagagagagcaCTCTGGAACATATGAGCTGGTGCTAAAGATTGAGAACATGGAGGACAGAGCATCCGTCGTCATCAGGATTGTTG ATAAACCTGGCCCTCCTCTGAACGTGAAGGTGACAGAGGTCTGGGGCTTCAATGCAGCACTGGAGTGGGCACCGCCCAAGGACGATGGCAACTGTGAAATCACTGGATATACCATCCAGAAGGCAGACTTGAAGACTAag GAATGGTTCACTGTTTATGAACACAACAGACGAGCTAACTGCACAGCTTCAGATCTGATCATGGGCAATGAATACATGTTCCGCGTCTTCAGTGAAAACATCTGCGGCCTGAGCGAGGAGGCACGTCTAAGCAAGAACACGGCTGTCATCGCCAAGACAG ACCTGGAGATCAAATTAAACCCCTACAAGGAGAAAGACATGTCCTGTGTGCCCAAGTTTACTCAGCCCCTGATTGACAGATCTGCAGTGGCCGGTTACAGCACAGCCATCAGCTGTGCCGTCAGAGGCTTCCCCAAG CCTAAGATCGTTTGGATGAAGAACAGGATGATCATCGGTCAGGATCCCAAGTTCTTGATGCAGAACAACCAGGGAGTGCTGACCCTCAATATTCGCAAGCCAGGCACCTTTGACTCAGGCAAATACTCCTGCATGGCTGTCAATGATCTGGGCCAGGACGAAGTGGAGTGCAAGCTGGACATCCGAA TTGCCGCAGACCCGGAGAAGAAGTGA
- the mybpc2b gene encoding myosin-binding protein C, fast-type isoform X2 yields the protein MPEPVPADKQDGQAQQEPTAEEAQPESDDAPPTDGDSEADGDEPGNTELTGLFVEKPPENVVAVAGADVTFIARVDSTTLTRKPTMKWLKGKWMDLGSKAGKHMQFKETYDRNTKIYTYEMKIIKVVAGDAGGYRCEVTAKDKCDSSTFEISVEAAQQEEQQADILSAFKREGAGEDEGDLDFSALLKATKKKKKVKQEPEIDVWELLKSAHPSEYEKIAFEYGITDLRGMLKRLKKMKVVEPKHSEAFLKRLESCYSVEKGKKIVLRCEVVDPNTQVKWLKNGQEIKPSAKYIIESSGNVRTLTINRVTLADDAAYECVVGEDKCFTEVFVKEPPVTITKLMDDYHVVVGERVEFEVEVSEEGANVMWFFEDIELHKDKDSKYRFKKDGRKHTLIIQEATLDDIGMYHCWTNGGHTKGELEVEEKQLEVLQDIADLTVRATDQAMFKCEVSDDKVTGKWFKDGVEVLPSERIKMTHIGRFHRLIIDDVKPEDAGDYTFVPDGYALSLSAKLNFLEIKIDYVPRQDPPKIHLDTSGNMVSQNTIIVVAGNKLRLDVEITGEPAPTCVWSKGDQPITDTEGRIRVEARKDLSCFVIEGAEREDEGNYTICVTNPAGEDKAMLFVKIVDVPDPPENIRCTSVGEDCASIVWDAPKFDGGAPLKGYLMERKKKGSSRWTKLNFDVYESTTYEAKRMIEGVFYEMRVFAINSIGMSPPSITSKPFMPIAPTSEPIRLSVHDVTDSTCTLKWLAPEKIGAGGLDGYVIEYCKEGDTEWVVANQELCERQGFVVRGLPVGEKINFRVVAVNIAGRSPPALLGQPVTIREIMEHPKIRLPRELRSKYIRKVGEKINLTIPFQGKPRPVATWYKDGQPLDPQMVSVRNSNVDSILFIRSAEREHSGTYELVLKIENMEDRASVVIRIVDKPGPPLNVKVTEVWGFNAALEWAPPKDDGNCEITGYTIQKADLKTKEWFTVYEHNRRANCTASDLIMGNEYMFRVFSENICGLSEEARLSKNTAVIAKTDLEIKLNPYKEKDMSCVPKFTQPLIDRSAVAGYSTAISCAVRGFPKPKIVWMKNRMIIGQDPKFLMQNNQGVLTLNIRKPGTFDSGKYSCMAVNDLGQDEVECKLDIRIAADPEKK from the exons ATGCCTGAACCAGTCCCTGCAG ATAAACAGGACGGGCAGG CCCAACAGGAGCCAACTGCAGAGG AAGCGCAGCCAGAGAGCGATG ATGCACCCCCCACAGATGGAG ATTCAGAAGCTGATGGGGATG aGCCAGGCAACACTGAGCTTACTGGGCTCTTCGTCGAGAAGCCACCAGAGAATGTAGTCGCTGTTGCAG GAGCGGATGTCACTTTCATAGCCAGGGTCGACTCCACCACCCTGACAAGAAAACCCACCATGAAATGGCTGAAGGGAAAGTGGATGGACCTTGGAAGCAAGGCTGGGAAACATATGCAGTTCAAGGAAACTTATGACAGGAATACTAAG ATCTATACTTATGAAATGAAGATCATCAAAGTAGTCGCTGGAGACGCTGGGGGCTACAGGTGCGAGGTAACGGCAAAAGACAAGTGTGACAGCTCCACCTTTGAGATCTCTGTTGAGG CTGCAcagcaggaggagcagcaggcagATATTTTGTCTGCCTTCAAGAGAGA GGGTGCTGGCGAGGACGAGGGAGATCTGGATTTCAGCGCTTTGCTGAAAGCCACTAAGAA GAAGAAGAAAGTAAAACAGGAACCAGAGATCGACGTGTGGGAATTGCTTAAGAGTGCCCATCCAAGCGAGTATGAGAAAATCGCCTTTGAGTATGGCATCACTGACCTGAGGGGCATGCTAAAACGTCTGAAAAAGATGAAGGTCGTTGAGCCCAAGCATAGCGAGG CTTTCCTGAAGAGGCTCGAGTCTTGCTACTCGGTGGAAAAGGGCAAGAAGATTGTCCTGAGATGTGAGGTGGTCGATCCCAACACCCAGGTCAAATGGTTGAAGAATGGCCAGGAGATCAAACCCTCAGCCAA gTACATCATAGAGTCAAGTGGGAATGTCAGAACCCTTACCATCAATAGGGTGACCCTGGCTGATGATGCTGCCTATGAGTGTGTGGTTGGCGAGGACAAGTGTTTCACAGAGGTGTTTGTCAAAG AGCCCCCTGTGACCATCACCAAGCTGATGGATGACTATCACGTTGTTGTTGGAGAGAGAGTGGAATTTGAGGTTGAGGTGTCGGAAGAGGGCGCCAATGTCATGTG GTTCTTTGAGGATATCGAGCTTCACAAAGACAAAGATTCCAAGTATCGCTTCAAGAAGGATGGAAGGAAGCACACGCTTATCATCCAAGAGGCAACACTGGATGACATTGGAATGTACCATTGTTGGACAAATGGGGGTCATACCAAAGGAGAGCTGGAGGTGGAAG AAAAACAGCTGGAGGTGTTGCAGGACATTGCTGATCTGACAGTCAGGGCAACAGACCAGGCTATGTTCAAGTGTGAGGTGTCTGATGACAAGGTCACAGGAAAGTGGTTCAAAGACGGAGTGGAGGTCTTGCCAAGCGAACGCATTAAAATGACTCACATTGGAAG GTTTCATCGGCTGATTATTGATGATGTGAAGCCAGAGGATGCGGGAGACTACACATTTGTTCCTGATGGATACGCTCTGTCACTTTCTGCCAAACTCAACTTCTTGg AAATTAAGATCGACTATGTGCCCAGACAAG ATCCTCCAAAGATCCACCTGGACACCAGTGGAAACATGGTCTCCCAAAATACCATCATTGTGGTGGCAGGCAACAAGCTCCGTCTGGATGTGGAGATCACAGGAGAGCCAGCACCTACCTGTGTCTGGTCAAAAGGAGATCAA CCAATTACAGACACTGAAGGGCGCATAAGGGTGGAGGCCAGGAAAGATCTGAGCTGCTTTGTCATAGAGGGGgcagagagggaggatgagggCAACTACACCATCTGTGTTACCAACCCTGCCGGAGAGGACAAGGCTATGCTGTTTGTAAAGATTGTGG ATGTGCCTGACCCCCCTGAGAACATCAGATGCACATCCGTGGGAGAGGACTGCGCCAGCATCGTTTGGGACGCTCCCAAGTTTGATGGCGGTGCACCACTCAAAG GTTATCTCatggagaggaagaagaaaggcTCCTCCAGATGGACAAAACTCAACTTTGATGTTTATGAATCGACTACATATGAGGCCAAGAGGATGATTGAAGGTGTTTTTTATGAGATGAGGGTGTTTGCTATCAACAGCATTGGCATGTCTCCACCAAGTATCACCTCCAAACCCTTCATGCCAATTG CCCCAACTAGTGAGCCAATACGTCTGTCAGTGCATGATGTGACAGACAGCACATGCACCCTGAAGTGGCTCGCCCCAGAGAAGATTGGAGCTGGGGGCCTGGATGGCTATGTTATTGAATACTGCAAGGAAGGAG ACACTGAGTGGGTGGTGGCAAACCAGGAACTTTGTGAGAGGCAGGGATTTGTGGTGCGTGGCCTTCCAGTGGGGGAGAAAATCAACTTTAGGGTGGTGGCAGTAAACATCGCTGGACGCAGTCCTCCAGCTTTGCTGGGACAACCCGTCACCATCCGTGAGATCATGG AGCATCCTAAGATCCGCCTCCCTCGCGAGCTGAGATCAAAGTACATCAGGAAAGTAGGAGAAAAGATCAACCTGACCATTCCCTTCCAG GGTAAGCCTCGCCCTGTTGCGACCTGGTACAAGGATGGTCAACCCCTTGACCCCCAGATGGTCAGCGTCCGTAACTCAAACGTGGACTCCATCCTTTTCATCCGcagtgcagagagagagcaCTCTGGAACATATGAGCTGGTGCTAAAGATTGAGAACATGGAGGACAGAGCATCCGTCGTCATCAGGATTGTTG ATAAACCTGGCCCTCCTCTGAACGTGAAGGTGACAGAGGTCTGGGGCTTCAATGCAGCACTGGAGTGGGCACCGCCCAAGGACGATGGCAACTGTGAAATCACTGGATATACCATCCAGAAGGCAGACTTGAAGACTAag GAATGGTTCACTGTTTATGAACACAACAGACGAGCTAACTGCACAGCTTCAGATCTGATCATGGGCAATGAATACATGTTCCGCGTCTTCAGTGAAAACATCTGCGGCCTGAGCGAGGAGGCACGTCTAAGCAAGAACACGGCTGTCATCGCCAAGACAG ACCTGGAGATCAAATTAAACCCCTACAAGGAGAAAGACATGTCCTGTGTGCCCAAGTTTACTCAGCCCCTGATTGACAGATCTGCAGTGGCCGGTTACAGCACAGCCATCAGCTGTGCCGTCAGAGGCTTCCCCAAG CCTAAGATCGTTTGGATGAAGAACAGGATGATCATCGGTCAGGATCCCAAGTTCTTGATGCAGAACAACCAGGGAGTGCTGACCCTCAATATTCGCAAGCCAGGCACCTTTGACTCAGGCAAATACTCCTGCATGGCTGTCAATGATCTGGGCCAGGACGAAGTGGAGTGCAAGCTGGACATCCGAA TTGCCGCAGACCCGGAGAAGAAGTGA
- the mybpc2b gene encoding myosin-binding protein C, fast-type isoform X4: protein MPEPVPADKQDGQAQQEPTAEEAQPESDDAPPTDGEPGNTELTGLFVEKPPENVVAVAGADVTFIARVDSTTLTRKPTMKWLKGKWMDLGSKAGKHMQFKETYDRNTKIYTYEMKIIKVVAGDAGGYRCEVTAKDKCDSSTFEISVEAAQQEEQQADILSAFKREGAGEDEGDLDFSALLKATKKKKKVKQEPEIDVWELLKSAHPSEYEKIAFEYGITDLRGMLKRLKKMKVVEPKHSEAFLKRLESCYSVEKGKKIVLRCEVVDPNTQVKWLKNGQEIKPSAKYIIESSGNVRTLTINRVTLADDAAYECVVGEDKCFTEVFVKEPPVTITKLMDDYHVVVGERVEFEVEVSEEGANVMWFFEDIELHKDKDSKYRFKKDGRKHTLIIQEATLDDIGMYHCWTNGGHTKGELEVEEKQLEVLQDIADLTVRATDQAMFKCEVSDDKVTGKWFKDGVEVLPSERIKMTHIGRFHRLIIDDVKPEDAGDYTFVPDGYALSLSAKLNFLEIKIDYVPRQDPPKIHLDTSGNMVSQNTIIVVAGNKLRLDVEITGEPAPTCVWSKGDQPITDTEGRIRVEARKDLSCFVIEGAEREDEGNYTICVTNPAGEDKAMLFVKIVDVPDPPENIRCTSVGEDCASIVWDAPKFDGGAPLKGYLMERKKKGSSRWTKLNFDVYESTTYEAKRMIEGVFYEMRVFAINSIGMSPPSITSKPFMPIAPTSEPIRLSVHDVTDSTCTLKWLAPEKIGAGGLDGYVIEYCKEGDTEWVVANQELCERQGFVVRGLPVGEKINFRVVAVNIAGRSPPALLGQPVTIREIMEHPKIRLPRELRSKYIRKVGEKINLTIPFQGKPRPVATWYKDGQPLDPQMVSVRNSNVDSILFIRSAEREHSGTYELVLKIENMEDRASVVIRIVDKPGPPLNVKVTEVWGFNAALEWAPPKDDGNCEITGYTIQKADLKTKEWFTVYEHNRRANCTASDLIMGNEYMFRVFSENICGLSEEARLSKNTAVIAKTDLEIKLNPYKEKDMSCVPKFTQPLIDRSAVAGYSTAISCAVRGFPKPKIVWMKNRMIIGQDPKFLMQNNQGVLTLNIRKPGTFDSGKYSCMAVNDLGQDEVECKLDIRIAADPEKK from the exons ATGCCTGAACCAGTCCCTGCAG ATAAACAGGACGGGCAGG CCCAACAGGAGCCAACTGCAGAGG AAGCGCAGCCAGAGAGCGATG ATGCACCCCCCACAGATGGAG aGCCAGGCAACACTGAGCTTACTGGGCTCTTCGTCGAGAAGCCACCAGAGAATGTAGTCGCTGTTGCAG GAGCGGATGTCACTTTCATAGCCAGGGTCGACTCCACCACCCTGACAAGAAAACCCACCATGAAATGGCTGAAGGGAAAGTGGATGGACCTTGGAAGCAAGGCTGGGAAACATATGCAGTTCAAGGAAACTTATGACAGGAATACTAAG ATCTATACTTATGAAATGAAGATCATCAAAGTAGTCGCTGGAGACGCTGGGGGCTACAGGTGCGAGGTAACGGCAAAAGACAAGTGTGACAGCTCCACCTTTGAGATCTCTGTTGAGG CTGCAcagcaggaggagcagcaggcagATATTTTGTCTGCCTTCAAGAGAGA GGGTGCTGGCGAGGACGAGGGAGATCTGGATTTCAGCGCTTTGCTGAAAGCCACTAAGAA GAAGAAGAAAGTAAAACAGGAACCAGAGATCGACGTGTGGGAATTGCTTAAGAGTGCCCATCCAAGCGAGTATGAGAAAATCGCCTTTGAGTATGGCATCACTGACCTGAGGGGCATGCTAAAACGTCTGAAAAAGATGAAGGTCGTTGAGCCCAAGCATAGCGAGG CTTTCCTGAAGAGGCTCGAGTCTTGCTACTCGGTGGAAAAGGGCAAGAAGATTGTCCTGAGATGTGAGGTGGTCGATCCCAACACCCAGGTCAAATGGTTGAAGAATGGCCAGGAGATCAAACCCTCAGCCAA gTACATCATAGAGTCAAGTGGGAATGTCAGAACCCTTACCATCAATAGGGTGACCCTGGCTGATGATGCTGCCTATGAGTGTGTGGTTGGCGAGGACAAGTGTTTCACAGAGGTGTTTGTCAAAG AGCCCCCTGTGACCATCACCAAGCTGATGGATGACTATCACGTTGTTGTTGGAGAGAGAGTGGAATTTGAGGTTGAGGTGTCGGAAGAGGGCGCCAATGTCATGTG GTTCTTTGAGGATATCGAGCTTCACAAAGACAAAGATTCCAAGTATCGCTTCAAGAAGGATGGAAGGAAGCACACGCTTATCATCCAAGAGGCAACACTGGATGACATTGGAATGTACCATTGTTGGACAAATGGGGGTCATACCAAAGGAGAGCTGGAGGTGGAAG AAAAACAGCTGGAGGTGTTGCAGGACATTGCTGATCTGACAGTCAGGGCAACAGACCAGGCTATGTTCAAGTGTGAGGTGTCTGATGACAAGGTCACAGGAAAGTGGTTCAAAGACGGAGTGGAGGTCTTGCCAAGCGAACGCATTAAAATGACTCACATTGGAAG GTTTCATCGGCTGATTATTGATGATGTGAAGCCAGAGGATGCGGGAGACTACACATTTGTTCCTGATGGATACGCTCTGTCACTTTCTGCCAAACTCAACTTCTTGg AAATTAAGATCGACTATGTGCCCAGACAAG ATCCTCCAAAGATCCACCTGGACACCAGTGGAAACATGGTCTCCCAAAATACCATCATTGTGGTGGCAGGCAACAAGCTCCGTCTGGATGTGGAGATCACAGGAGAGCCAGCACCTACCTGTGTCTGGTCAAAAGGAGATCAA CCAATTACAGACACTGAAGGGCGCATAAGGGTGGAGGCCAGGAAAGATCTGAGCTGCTTTGTCATAGAGGGGgcagagagggaggatgagggCAACTACACCATCTGTGTTACCAACCCTGCCGGAGAGGACAAGGCTATGCTGTTTGTAAAGATTGTGG ATGTGCCTGACCCCCCTGAGAACATCAGATGCACATCCGTGGGAGAGGACTGCGCCAGCATCGTTTGGGACGCTCCCAAGTTTGATGGCGGTGCACCACTCAAAG GTTATCTCatggagaggaagaagaaaggcTCCTCCAGATGGACAAAACTCAACTTTGATGTTTATGAATCGACTACATATGAGGCCAAGAGGATGATTGAAGGTGTTTTTTATGAGATGAGGGTGTTTGCTATCAACAGCATTGGCATGTCTCCACCAAGTATCACCTCCAAACCCTTCATGCCAATTG CCCCAACTAGTGAGCCAATACGTCTGTCAGTGCATGATGTGACAGACAGCACATGCACCCTGAAGTGGCTCGCCCCAGAGAAGATTGGAGCTGGGGGCCTGGATGGCTATGTTATTGAATACTGCAAGGAAGGAG ACACTGAGTGGGTGGTGGCAAACCAGGAACTTTGTGAGAGGCAGGGATTTGTGGTGCGTGGCCTTCCAGTGGGGGAGAAAATCAACTTTAGGGTGGTGGCAGTAAACATCGCTGGACGCAGTCCTCCAGCTTTGCTGGGACAACCCGTCACCATCCGTGAGATCATGG AGCATCCTAAGATCCGCCTCCCTCGCGAGCTGAGATCAAAGTACATCAGGAAAGTAGGAGAAAAGATCAACCTGACCATTCCCTTCCAG GGTAAGCCTCGCCCTGTTGCGACCTGGTACAAGGATGGTCAACCCCTTGACCCCCAGATGGTCAGCGTCCGTAACTCAAACGTGGACTCCATCCTTTTCATCCGcagtgcagagagagagcaCTCTGGAACATATGAGCTGGTGCTAAAGATTGAGAACATGGAGGACAGAGCATCCGTCGTCATCAGGATTGTTG ATAAACCTGGCCCTCCTCTGAACGTGAAGGTGACAGAGGTCTGGGGCTTCAATGCAGCACTGGAGTGGGCACCGCCCAAGGACGATGGCAACTGTGAAATCACTGGATATACCATCCAGAAGGCAGACTTGAAGACTAag GAATGGTTCACTGTTTATGAACACAACAGACGAGCTAACTGCACAGCTTCAGATCTGATCATGGGCAATGAATACATGTTCCGCGTCTTCAGTGAAAACATCTGCGGCCTGAGCGAGGAGGCACGTCTAAGCAAGAACACGGCTGTCATCGCCAAGACAG ACCTGGAGATCAAATTAAACCCCTACAAGGAGAAAGACATGTCCTGTGTGCCCAAGTTTACTCAGCCCCTGATTGACAGATCTGCAGTGGCCGGTTACAGCACAGCCATCAGCTGTGCCGTCAGAGGCTTCCCCAAG CCTAAGATCGTTTGGATGAAGAACAGGATGATCATCGGTCAGGATCCCAAGTTCTTGATGCAGAACAACCAGGGAGTGCTGACCCTCAATATTCGCAAGCCAGGCACCTTTGACTCAGGCAAATACTCCTGCATGGCTGTCAATGATCTGGGCCAGGACGAAGTGGAGTGCAAGCTGGACATCCGAA TTGCCGCAGACCCGGAGAAGAAGTGA